One Paramisgurnus dabryanus chromosome 8, PD_genome_1.1, whole genome shotgun sequence DNA window includes the following coding sequences:
- the LOC135771639 gene encoding phosphoribosyltransferase domain-containing protein 1-like gives MFFTVQGWKHKQLLLFSRSTTVHFFFTHITTNMADDQGNIHAVVINDDWPGYNLELFNYPEHYSGDLDCVYIPHGVIMNRIECLARDILEDIGHQDMMVLCVLKGGYKFCSDLVESIKAQSRSTNRRLTIRVEFIRFKSYLNDQSTEHLQIIGPEDLSMLKGKAIVDTGKTMRALLKHVNTFQPKLVKVAGLLVKRVPHCDVMLPDYVGFVIPNRFVVGYALDYNEYFRDLNHICVISEMGKLKYKV, from the exons atgttttttacagtgcaaggGTGGAAACACAAACAGCTCCTCCTCTTTTCAAGAAGTACCACAGTTCATTTCTTCTTTACCCATATCACTACTAACATGGCAGATGACCAGGGAAATATACATGCGGTCGTGATTAATGATGACTGGCCAGGTTACAATTTAGAGTTGTTTAATTATCCTGAGCATTACAGTGGGGACCTGGATTGTGTGTACATCCCTCATGGAGTCATTATGAACAGGATTGAATGCCTGGCCAGAGACATTCTTGAAGACATTGGACACCAGGACATGATGGTTCTGTGTGTTTTGAAGGGTGGATATAAGTTTTGTTCTGACCTGGTGGAGTCCATTAAAGCTCAGAGCCGCAGCACTAACAGAAGACTGACCATCAGAGTAGAGTTCATTCGATTTAAGAGCTATCTGAATGATCAATCCACTGAACACCTTCAAATTATTGGACCAGAGGACCTCTCCATGCTGAAAGGCAAGGCAATAGTGGACACAGGGAAAACCATGAGAGCTCTTCTAAAGCATGTGAACACTTTCCAGCCCAAACTGGTTAAAGTTGCCGGGCTCCTGGTAAAGAGAGTTCCTCACTGTGATGTAATGCTCCCAGACTATGTTGGATTTGTCATTCCTAATCGTTTTGTTGTGGGTTACGCTCTGGACTACAATGAATACTTCAGAGA CCTCAATCACATCTGCGTCATCAGTGAGATGGGGAAACTGAAATATAAAGTGTAA